ttactaataataataataataataataataataataataataatattatcattattattattattattattattattattattattattattattattattattattattattattattattattattatcattattattattattatcattattattatcattaatattatcaacaataatataataataataatgataataatattgttgACAGTGGCATCCTGCCTCTGCTTGCTTATGTTCACCACTGCtcgtcgttttctttctgttacaGATGTAAATAATACGTTGAGTGCATCATGTATAGTATATTGAGTTTGTGTATCAGGGTGTAAAACCAAGTAAGGCTCGTATGTGTTAGTGGTGGAGTAAGGTAACACATGCGTGAGACTTGGCGCTTTCGCTCCCGAGAGACATGCTGGTCATGGTATAGTTGGGTAGATGGTGAAGTGTCAGTCACTTTATTACCTTCATTTGATTTGGTTTTGAGAGGGGCACTTCAAAAATTTGAGGTTACAGTAGACAGGAATACCTGCTGTTGGGTGTATGTATAAAATTTCAAATTCAGCTTCTCTTGTGATCTCCAAAACCCTCCTCATATATACATTGTGAACTGTTTATGATGAAATTGAATAATTATTAAAGTTATATTGATTTTGAGAGATGAAAGTGgcttatccttttctctgctgCAGCCACCCCTTCACGCCTTTTACTCAATAAGAATTGCGCTTATCATTTAAATCCAGAGACATAAGTGCCGCTTAAGGTAAAtaggagaaaacaaagagaaattaattaatgttACCAGTTACAGTTGTTTAATTCCCGAAGCAAGGTAAATGATgccaagtaagaaaaaaattgcaagaaaataaataaatagaataaggaaaaggtaaataaaagacCAAAAGATAACGTAACGTAGCCAAGGCACCTCACGTGGTAGATAATTAGCGCCAGTGAAATCCCTGCACCACATCTAGCACACGAATTACTTGAAAAAATTGttcttcaaaaaaaaaatgttcgtcCAATCGCCACGCCCTGCaggacttagaaaaaaaatccctaTGGCGACGTCTTTCACAAACCACCCTCCGCCTCTGTCACCGCTCCCACTCGCCGCTCTCTTTCTCCGACCCCCTCACAGCCCTAACAGCCCTCCTTGCCGCCCTctgcctcccctcacccttgTCAGCAGTTATTGCCGGAGAGGATTATTGGCCCGGCGCACTGATCACGCCATGTCTCTGTTCATTCCCTacactaccacccaccacctaccacccaccaccaccgatGCCGCCGTCGCACATGAAACATTACCAAGACTCTCACAGCTCTCATGTTCTTTGTCTGCCTTTCCCCGCCAGGTTATCATAAGAGCTGGTTTGGCCGACTGTTAATCGGAGTATAGATACAATATTTACAGTGTTTACCTTTCCTGTCAGTAAGGGTCAACTTTATAATGATCAACTGATTAATCAATTAACcttgccttttcttctccttctctatacCACTTTTACAATACTAATGGAAGTACCTTGTGGGACCTATGAGAAAGcctcgcatatatatatatatatatatatatatatatatatatatatatatatatatatatatatatatatatatatatatatatatatatatatatatatatatatataaagaaaagaaagaaagaaagatataacaGTTGACGTAGTCAATTTACCTGACTTGCCGATCATTTAATAAAATATCCGTAGGATAGTCATTGTTCTTATCTACATGAATTCTTAATGATGACTTGTACATTGCTAAATGATATAGTCTAGGATCCTCAGTCTATTCTTATTTGAATTTCTTATGAAACTTATATATTACTTGTTTATGTTTGCATTGGTGTCTCCGTAAGGAGGCGTGCCTTGGAATGTAtagtaaaggcgggttcacacgtgttaATATGCGGCTGGAAATGCTAGctgctagaagtatcgacagaGCCCTGCTAgccggaacacgttcacacatagcggctaagaagtatcggctggttggtTTACAtttcttacatgaaaaatattCATCTAAACAAAAGAcggcacaattgcgatcaattTAAATAATCACAAGTAttcacctcctcacctccaacaacatccTGCAGGAGGGAAACGGTATTCGGAGAGTGGCAGCGGACTCATCGAGTGTAGTTCTACGTAGAGCGTTTTTGTTGTACTACTCATTTTTCGGATCCAGACATGGTATTTGTCCCTCACTAGCTCTAACatcttcctctctgcctctgcAAACATGTTCAAACATGTTCAAAACATGTTCTGAccttccgtgacgtcacaatgtaaacaaagctgCTACCGGCTGGACAAAACCAACATGTCGGTTTTGTTCTGCGGCTGGTTTCTCCACCCGCTAGGCACCGCAATCCAGCCGAAAACTCTAGCGGATGAAACGGGACGATGGACGGCAGGAAATGCAGCTTTTTAGTAAAGATGGAGTTCAGTTACTTGCAATCACTGCAGGAAGCAAGGAAAGTTGACTGGAAGTTTCTTGACGGGTGGCAGTCAAGGCTGCGAGAGAATTGCTCTTGGAAAAGTTTAAAATTCCCTGTGCTGATGATTCACCTACAATGTTTACAAGTGTCATTAAAAGTATTTGCATTGTAATTACCTGCGTCATAGCTGCAGTTGCTTTTTCCATCTGCCTTCCTACTTAGCAGGCACTACAAGTCTTCAGAAGGAATATTTTAGCATCAGTTAATCATAAGAAGGGATACCAAATACATACGTAACTGAGTTTACCTTTATAATGGCTGAATACCAGACAAGGgacagtaaaaataatgaaaagtgtcATGAAGTTTCCTAGCTATTTTGTACATGAATCTTGTGAACATAACCACCTCTCCACTTGACTGGTACAGAACTATCACCACACACTGCAGCTGTGACTGAACACGCATTATGTTAGTGCTGTTACataccctcccccttccttcctcgtacAGCTTCGGCGGTGTCACACTACTGTTATTCTTTCAAGTTCTCGTTGCCCGTCTGGAAGTCTCTGAAGGATTTTTGTTGCTGATACACAGCATAGTCATGTCTTGTCCTCCAGGCAAGCGGGAACAACAGCCATACGCAGAAATACACAGAAGGAATTGGAAGGTGACCTgttgttaaataaaaaaaaaaaaattataacaggGAAATGCTGTGCCAAATAGGGAAATACTTTTTGGTAAATCAGGGAACTTTTGGCAGCTCGATATGGCAGCACTGCTCACCAGTCACCGTCACTAGTCCGTGTGTCGCGTTTGTTGTGAACTACTGAAATTGTCAATCCATCAGCCGGGAACCGGCAAGCGCATTACATTGTATAGCGTGAGTGTTGTTAAACTGATGAAGTTTTATACTatcgatgaagaaaaatattatgctGACAATTTCCTTCAATCTAAGAAGGACAGTGTTGTAAAAATATTGCTCACCTAATGTAGCTATAGCCAATATGTGTGTATAAAGATATAGCTACAGCTTTAATCAAAGGGAAGAAAGTAATTGTGTTCCTTATAATAAGGCTTATTTTAGATGTTGGTACGTTTTGTTAAGATTTGGTACGTTTGTTTGTCTAATCTGGTACGATCAACAAGATCAGTCTGGCAACTCACTTGCGGCAGCGATGAATATACTGATATCGCAGGGCATGAAAACGCAGAGCAACACTGAGGTAAAAGGCAACACAATGGTGGTTGTTACTCTGAGGAATGAGTATCACAAAGCAAAGCCGATAAAAACGAGGTCgaacagaaggaagacgaggagttggaggaagaagaggagaaggaagatttcaaggaggaaaaaaaaaaaaagaggtagagaaaATGGAATATGTAGGAAGATTAGGTTATGATAAAGAGATGAGTAGCGATGATAAGGTGAATGTATCGATAATCAGGTGAATATACTGTTAACATATACCATATACGACGGCTGGCAGTGAGCACTTCTTGACGTCACATCATCACAAACTACGCCTCCTCAGTTCCCTGCCCCAACAAAGCACTATAACATAATTTTCATTAGTGTGACCATTTTGACCATCTTGACGGCTAATTACCTGCCTAGTGCGTATATTTATAACTTATCTGCTCGTAGAGGACgtgattttcttttcgtttaggTTAAGGTTCACAAATACCCGAATGAAGGCGTATGGAGGGTGGGATTCAGGCAAGCAGTCAGAAGACACCATGTGCATGCCTCGCTTGATGGCAACTGATCACTGACTGTGTAGGAATCAGCGTGAGTATTGTTGGTGTGCTAAACATGGCCATCACGCTCGGTACATAATATTAAATGCACCATGTGTACAAGAAGCCTTAAGGAAACAGGCAAGGGGAGAATAATTGTTCGATCTGTGCAAGCGTTGGTGACGAAACTCTCATGGGGTGTTTTCACTATACACCCTGACCAAACCAAATTGCTGTGTTCATGACGGGTAAATAATCATGTAATACTGCTCACAGGAATTATACACATGAATAATTTTACTTCAAGCGCATAAATTGATGTTTTATCAAGGATACAGtaggaaataagggaagaaacagttggaaaaaaaaaaaaaaaagctttcatATGAAACTCACTGAGGCAGGCGAGCGTATAGTATCGAGAAGCAGGTAGATTAACTCAACAATCCACAAAATCTATCCTATTGAAGACAGGTTCTAAGGAGCTATATACTTGTGTTCTTCAGTCTTTATGTGGCTGGACGAGTTTTGAATGTTATTTTTTAGACGTTACTGGGAGTTTCCAGATTTGTATATGTGCTAGTGAATGTCATTGATGTTTTTAATATAGAAGCTTATATTTGTAATGCACAGAATATAGTACATAATGTAGAAAGTGTGTTCCACGTATGTTTTGAAtgattaaatgactcaaggcgagatgctataggacgcctaacttctgatctttcacttgtttctgattggggcagaaaacctggttttgttcaatgcctcaaaaactcaatttctacaactatctactcgacataaccttccagacaactatcctctcttcttcaataacactcaacttccctctcctctacattaaacacactcggtctatccttcactaaaaatctaaactggaaatttcacatctctactcttgctaaatcagcttccaagaagttaggtgtcctatggcgtcttcgtccattttctctccctcccagctgcttgctctgtacaagggccttatccgcccgtgtatggagtatggctctcatgtctgggggatccacacacagctttactaaacaaggtggaatctaaagcttttcgtcttatcaactcttctcctctaactgactgtcttgattctttaagtcaccgccgcaatgttgcatctttatctgtcttctaccgctgttttcatgctgtctgctcttctgaacttgctaactgcatgccttccccctcctgcggcctcgctgcacaagactctctacttcttctcatccctattctgtccatcttcctaatgcaagagttaaccagtatcttcactccttcattccctacactggtaaactctggaactctctacctgtgtctgtatttccacctgcctatgacttaaactctttcaaagaggtgtcaagacacctcttacgttaactggaccctccttttagatttttctgtttttctctttctacttttcttttaacagggcctggcaaccagcaggattttttttttccaacactgtgtttgcccttggccagtgcccttgtaatgttatatatatatatatatatatatatatatatatatatatatatatatatatatatatatatatatatatatatatatatatatatatatatatatatatatatatatatatatatatatatatatatatatatatatatatatatatatatatatatatatatatatatatatatatatatatatatatatatatatatatatatatatatatatatatatatatatatatatatatatatatatatatatatatatatatatatatatatatatatatacaggcggTAATTGAATGAATGCAAGTGTGAGACCACTTCTAATCAAAAAGTATGGGTTTAAATAAAACACGAAATATTGTATTGATAGGATATCTGGGTCTAATCATCATGGTGCAGCTGTGCAGGGATGTGTCACTAAATGTTTTCCACCAGATTCCCTTCCTGCCATCCTGATGTTGACCGTAGTCCAAGTAAGGTCCGTTCAAGTTGGACTTTCCGCAGTCATCGCTAAACCACCATCCACTCTTGTACTTTTGGGAGCAATTGGATGCGGTAGAGTCACGATCGCTGGTGCTAAACTTCATGCCGTGATGGATGGATATTTCTTCTCCAGTTTCTTCAGTTTGTGAACTTATTGCAAATTCAAGAGAATCTCCCGCTGTTCCAGAATAAACGAATTGCATCATTCTGTATCCGCAATGTTCACCTTCTAAATGAAAACGTTCGTATTTAGCGTAGCCTGTTTTTCCCTCCTGATCCCGAACATTGATTCGTAATTCGTACATTCGTGACAGCATCcacttatatatatttaatatcCCCACGAATTGATTTGTGTCAGGGGAGCCAAACCCTTTGTAGTACTCACTCCATTTTCTGTCGAACGTCAACTTTTCAACTGTTGGTCGGCGTACCTGAATCacggtccatcctcctccttcggtGTCAAAATCGCAGTATATTCTAATTGGATTCTTATCGTCTATATCCATGTAAAATGTATAGTATGTTGAACCATTATTGCTTTCCATCATGTCTGAACAATCAAGCATGATTATTCGATCTCGAGCTTTAGTGACATTTTCATACAAAAGTTTTAATTCAAACTTTAGCAAATTAATTCTTTTCATAAGACAATCATAGGTGCCCCTGatcattttcataatttcagtCAGATTTTGGGCAATGTTTTCAATAGGATTGTCCGTTGAGTTAGTGATATCGTTGTCATCATCGATGTCATTCATGCTGTATTCGTCACTTGCAGTCCAAAAGGGATCCATCGTTTCAACTTTGCCAATTGCCATCGTTAAAAGGCATAGCAACACTGCCGAGTTCACCGTCTTCATCTGGGTTAGCAGTAAAGGACTGTGAGAAACAATCCCCAAGTGTAGCAAGTAGCTCCTCTGTGCCACGTTTCACCAagagatgaatggccacagcaGCGCAGCATTGCAGTAAGCAGACTGGTACATGTTGGTCTTGGTCACGTCTCTTTAGAATACGACTTCCGGAAAGCAATATGAAAATATTTTCATTCGTCTCACATTAATCATTCTTTCACATCTAATGTTTTGATTCCATGCATGTGAACAAGGTACACAATTTCCTGAGAATAGGATTGTGTCAAATACTCTGAAAATTATACTGACTGAAATACGGTATAGTTTTAACCACCAGCATCAGACTCCTTGCCCTTTCCATCTCTCATATATCTATCGCGAAGGAGTCTCGATAGCTTGTTGGTGACAATTATGCATTTCTATAGATATCTCTGTAATCACTTTTTGATGATTCCATTtgcattattacaattattcacCTAAATCGAACTTCATCTATGCCCTTACCAGCATCCGCATATtaattttcagattttttttttataaaagtaACATTTTGTTTCAATCGTGGATAAATGCTTCCAAGTGTTTATTGAGCAGGGAGTCAAATGAGATGACATGAGCATggatatatctctctctctctctctctctctctctctctctctctctctctctctctctctctctctctctctctctctctctctctctctctctctctctctctctctctctctctctctctctctctctctctctctctctctctctctctctctctctctctctctctctctctctctctctctctctctctctctctctctctctctctctctctctctctctctctctctctctctctctctctctctctctctctctctctctctctctctctctctctctctctctctctctctctctctctctctctctctctctctctctctctctctctctctctctctctctctctctctctctctctctctctctctctctctctctctctctctctctctctctctctctctctctctctctctctctctctctctctctctctctctctctctctctctctctctctctctctctctctctctctctctctctctctctctctctctctctctctctctctctctctctctctctctctctctctctctctctctctctctctctctctctctctctctctctctctctctctctctctctctctctctctctctctctctctctctctctctctctctctctctctctctctctctctctctctctctctctctctctctctctctctctctctctctctctctctctctctctctctctctctctctctctctctctctctctctctctctctctctctctctctctctctctctctctctctctctctctctctctctctctctctctctctctctctctctctctctctctctctctctctctctctctctcaagaagtcTTCTGTTTGAGACTTCtccaaaatacacaaaatttttatcatgtttcagatacagaaaatgtaaatacgtaacttgatattttttttttctattattatttgaaTGACTATGCTCTCTCCCTTTgttaagaaagaaattataagGCCGTTTGCACCATGGCTGAAAGACCACATGCGAAAAGCCATGAAACAAAGAGATGGACCCAACTTTACTTAACCaatgtaaacacaaaaaaagcatGTCATTACCctcattaaagaaagaaaagctaaatATTAGCATAATTAACTTTGGCAAAGTAGAAGCAACTTGTCAAAGACTTGAAGACTGTTATTGAAATTGTTCCTTCTCTAAAAGTAATATTTGATACAAGATGTCAATGAGACTATTAACAACCTTGAGGATCTAGTCTCAAAAACAGATGAAACATTATGTAATATGAAACAATGAGATCTGTTTGAATGGTCTTATGTTAAACTCAAAGaaaacatttcattattattggtaaGAAACAAGTCCTGTCTCATATTCCCCATGACATCTTAATACATTGTGATGACGCGCACATTTCCACAAAtactcattgttttttttatgtgaagtAAGTAAGAAAGTTGTGGGTCTATTGATGTGCATGTATCAGACCAACTGGAGACAATTTTGACAAATCAACAAGAATTATTGTTGTACAGACTCTTGTGCTGAGCTTCAGAAatcattatatatgtatatgggGCTCTGCATGTGTAACTTTCCTTCATAGGATACAAGAATTGCAAAATTTTGCAGCCAAAGTAGTTATTGTGGGAGCTAGTAAGTACGACCACGTTTATGCTCCAGTTATCAAATAACTGATTGACTCTTATGGACAGATTTCTTCCTGAAAAAGGTATCATTACGTATAAGACTTTAAATGTTCCAAAACAAGGTAACTAAATTAcgtttgtcccaggaatagatagataagaatagGCAAGATCTttacaatggaggaggagtgtaCCTTGGATGCGACAATGTAAGAGAAAGATCCATTGCTGCAACATCCCCGCTTTGTTAACCATCTCTTTGACGGACACCACATGCATAAAATGGAGTTTACAATGAGAGTTTCTTTCCTGGAGCTTCACGATGAAGAACTGTTTGGTTTACTTTCCAATCATGATAATTTCTCAAAGTGCACGCGATTCACTGGGAGGTAGATGGTAGCAGAATGCTTGGCGAGTGATCCTTCCCCAGTGAAGGTGGCCAGGATAAGGGCCAGTCCACACAGGCCTCGGAGGTGAACGTGCGACTCTTGGCTACAGACTTTTGTTGATTTACTTTGtactctttattcttatttcaatGTACTGAACCAGCTGTTACTACGTGTTTCCCTGCCACCTCTACACTGTACTAAAGCACATTTACtagtgcaacaacaacaataacgataacaacaacaatgacgacgacgacaaaaATCGCGACTTGAGAAATGATCATTCTAGAGGAAATGGCAGTATTGAACTTCTGAACGATTGTTGTTCATGCTTTTCccgctttcttctttttttctgtgtggaGAACAATATAACTAAGCGTCAGTTACAAACGTTTGGTCACGAGACGTGTCTCAAAACCATATTCAATCACACCGAACCCaaagttctttcttcttttgccaAAAGGAATAtaatgccatttttttttttttttttttttgccagaaAGTTGTTTTAATATCAAATACACGATGTTTCATGGATCAAGTgcctgagaagaaaagaatctcATGAATAGATGTGAACCAGTGCAGAAGGAAGAACCCAGTTCAGAAGTTTTTGGGTTTAAAAATTGGGTGTCAAAATTGAACAAGAGCTCTAGTTAATTGGGTTTAAGAGGAAAGAGCAACTATTTTTCTCACTATAAATCAAATATATAAGTGTAAAAATGTCactaaacagtaaaaaaaaaaatggacctcaaaatacaaatatatgtTTCTTTCCGTGATTTTAATGTATTATTGTAATACTCAATACATCACAATagattctcattctctctctctctctctctctctctctctctctctctctctctctctctctctctctctctctctctctctctctctctctctctctctctctctctctctctctcagtaagaaTCATACATGCATTACAACAAATTAAAAGGATAATTATTTAGGATATGTGAATAGCCTTGGATTTCTGTATTAATAGTTTTTCCATGTACTTCTCTGGGACTTATAGTTATTACTCTTCAATAAATGATACTTTTATCGTCTTTTCAGTTCTTGACAAAAGCTTAGAATACAGGCATTTTTCGGCGCATTCCTTTTGCTCAGGTCTCTTAGGAACCTATGAACTTTGGGCTGCAAACTTTCTATGCTCTCAGAGGAATCGATAGCAGAAATAGCTGGGCTGTGGGATAGAGCGAAAGATACATATCCACTAATGAATGGCGATGAAAACATGTCAGgggaaaacaagccaatatgtGGGTACGTTTTCAATAAAATCTCGACCACACAATTACCTGCAAACAGATCAGTCATGGATGTCAACCATTATTGAAACTGTGTAGTGTGAGTTGTTTCAGATTAGATGTATAGTAACATTTATTTACAATGAGCGTGGAATAGTCGCCCATTCAGTGCCGTGCGTGCGGCATTCTGGCAGGGCAGGTAAAGGTGTCTGAATGGCTTTCCTGTCTTAGCCCATAACTTCCAACTTATGTTCTGAGACAGTTCCATAATGTAGTGTTAGAGCGTGACTAATACAATCAATTCACCAGGAAATGCTTTGCAGAGTGGCTTGTATTTGCACAGGCGATGAAGTAGGACAGGTCTGAAGAAACGATACACAGGATAGAATGTTGCGTTAACATAGCGGAATCAGAGAAGCGGGGCAAGGCATCTCGCTCTCACCTCCGTGAATGATCTGTGATCTTGGAGAGCTCGTAGACATGTTCCCTACATGGTAGTTTCCTCTTGCTCCCTAATCGCTCATAATATTTCATTACGTTATAATTTTTTGCAGTTTGTTTAGACATACTTGGATAATAGGGACATTTAAAAtatgaaacacactcaaaacgcgGAAACAATATGAAAATACCAACAGAGATAcgctttcacttttcatttcataAGTGCCGTACATACATTACCATTCAGCAAGTTTTACTAATCATATTTGCCAACACCAAGCATAATTTTGATCTGGAATATCTTAAAGAGACTGCGAGATATTACTATGAACCTGCTTTGTTTTATGCAGCAACCATTAAACCA
Above is a genomic segment from Portunus trituberculatus isolate SZX2019 chromosome 40, ASM1759143v1, whole genome shotgun sequence containing:
- the LOC123515877 gene encoding fibrinogen-like protein A — protein: MKTVNSAVLLCLLTMAIGKVETMDPFWTASDEYSMNDIDDDNDITNSTDNPIENIAQNLTEIMKMIRGTYDCLMKRINLLKFELKLLYENVTKARDRIIMLDCSDMMESNNGSTYYTFYMDIDDKNPIRIYCDFDTEGGGWTVIQVRRPTVEKLTFDRKWSEYYKGFGSPDTNQFVGILNIYKWMLSRMYELRINVRDQEGKTGYAKYERFHLEGEHCGYRMMQFVYSGTAGDSLEFAISSQTEETGEEISIHHGMKFSTSDRDSTASNCSQKYKSGWWFSDDCGKSNLNGPYLDYGQHQDGRKGICVALRFHALRYQYIHRCRKTRHDYAVYQQQKSFRDFQTGNENLKE